A portion of the Desulfosoma caldarium genome contains these proteins:
- the secA gene encoding preprotein translocase subunit SecA, translating to MIGALLKKVFGTQNERNLKRIAPLVDAVTQWEPSLRKLSDQALQAKTVEFRERVARGEPSDDLLPEAFAVAREAATRTLGMRPFDVQIIGGIVLHQGKIAEMKTGEGKTLVAVMPVYLNALTGRGVHVVTVNDYLAKRDSEWMGTVYKFLGLSVGCIVHGLDDRERKAAYNCDVTYGTNNEFGFDYLRDNMKFRLEDMVQRELHYAIVDEVDSILIDEARTPLIISGPAEKSTQLYVRVNRIIPHLKPEVHYTKDEKSRTVTLTEEGVAAAESLLGVENLYDPRNMDLLHHVQQALRAHTLFQKDVDYIVKDGKVIIVDEFTGRLMPGRRYSDGLHQALEAKEGVRVENENQTLASITFQNYFRMYKKLAGMTGTADTEAEEFAKIYNLEVVVIPTHKPMIRTDHPDCIYRTEREKFQAVVQEIKELHAQGRPVLVGTVSIDKSERLSRMLKREGIPHQVLNAKHHEKEAEIVAKAGQKGAVTISTNMAGRGTDIVLGPGVAELGGLHILGTERHEARRIDNQLRGRAGRQGDPGSSRFYLSLEDDLMRIFAADRISGLMHRIGMEEGEPIEHRLVTRAIENAQKRVEAHNFSIRKHLLEYDDVMNQQREVIYRQRREALKGGNLKPTIMDMAEDLLLDIIESTTDEKSYAEDWNVEGLRTEVQRLFGPGLVPSDAEMADMTPQDLKELLWQRVQEKYDAREREFGETLMRDLENYVLLQTLDSLWKDHLLNMDHLKEGIGLRGYAQQDPLVAYKREAHALFDDMIHRLKEETVRILFHVQIRQEEEVQQLRQQHENQPMYYGPADGPRAPQTVKKGKKVGRNDPCPCGSGKKYKKCCGK from the coding sequence ATGATCGGTGCCCTTTTGAAAAAGGTTTTTGGCACACAAAACGAGCGTAATCTCAAACGCATCGCCCCTCTCGTGGATGCCGTCACCCAGTGGGAGCCGTCCTTGAGAAAGCTCAGCGATCAGGCTCTGCAGGCCAAGACCGTGGAATTCCGAGAACGGGTGGCCCGCGGAGAACCTTCGGATGATCTGTTGCCCGAAGCCTTTGCCGTGGCCCGCGAAGCCGCCACACGCACCTTGGGCATGCGCCCTTTTGATGTGCAGATCATCGGCGGTATCGTCTTGCATCAAGGCAAGATCGCCGAAATGAAAACCGGTGAAGGCAAGACTCTTGTGGCCGTCATGCCGGTCTATCTCAATGCCCTCACCGGGCGCGGCGTCCACGTGGTCACGGTCAACGACTACCTGGCCAAGCGGGACAGTGAGTGGATGGGAACGGTTTACAAGTTCCTGGGCCTTTCGGTGGGCTGCATCGTCCACGGTTTGGACGATCGGGAACGCAAGGCGGCTTACAATTGTGATGTGACCTATGGCACTAACAATGAGTTCGGGTTCGATTATCTCAGGGACAACATGAAATTTCGCCTGGAAGACATGGTGCAGCGGGAGCTCCACTACGCCATCGTGGATGAAGTGGACAGCATTCTCATCGACGAGGCGAGAACCCCTCTCATCATTTCCGGCCCAGCCGAAAAGTCCACCCAGCTTTACGTGCGGGTCAACCGCATCATTCCGCACCTTAAGCCCGAGGTTCACTACACCAAGGATGAGAAAAGCCGTACGGTGACTCTGACTGAAGAAGGTGTTGCCGCCGCCGAATCTCTGCTCGGCGTGGAAAACCTCTACGACCCTAGAAACATGGATCTGCTGCACCATGTGCAGCAAGCCCTACGGGCGCACACCCTCTTTCAAAAGGACGTGGATTATATTGTCAAAGATGGCAAGGTGATCATTGTCGACGAATTTACCGGGCGGCTCATGCCCGGCCGCCGTTACAGCGACGGGCTACATCAGGCTCTGGAAGCCAAGGAAGGCGTGCGGGTGGAAAACGAAAACCAGACCCTGGCTTCCATCACTTTTCAAAATTACTTTCGCATGTACAAGAAGCTGGCGGGCATGACCGGCACTGCGGATACGGAAGCGGAAGAATTCGCCAAAATTTATAACTTGGAAGTGGTCGTTATTCCCACTCACAAGCCCATGATTCGCACGGACCATCCCGACTGTATCTACCGAACCGAACGGGAAAAATTTCAGGCGGTGGTTCAGGAAATCAAGGAACTTCACGCCCAGGGCCGCCCCGTGCTTGTGGGCACGGTGAGTATCGACAAGTCGGAAAGGCTCAGCCGCATGCTCAAGCGTGAGGGCATTCCTCACCAGGTGCTCAACGCCAAGCACCACGAAAAGGAGGCGGAAATCGTGGCCAAGGCGGGCCAAAAGGGCGCCGTGACCATTTCCACCAACATGGCCGGACGCGGTACGGATATCGTTCTGGGACCGGGCGTGGCGGAATTGGGAGGCTTGCACATTTTGGGAACGGAACGCCACGAAGCCCGACGCATCGACAATCAGCTGCGCGGCCGTGCAGGCCGTCAAGGCGACCCCGGTTCCTCCCGGTTTTACCTTAGCCTGGAAGACGACCTCATGCGCATCTTTGCCGCCGACCGCATCTCGGGTCTGATGCATCGCATCGGCATGGAGGAAGGGGAGCCCATTGAGCATCGGTTGGTGACGAGGGCCATTGAAAACGCTCAAAAGCGCGTGGAAGCCCACAATTTCAGTATTCGCAAGCATCTTCTGGAATATGACGATGTCATGAACCAGCAGCGCGAGGTGATCTACCGCCAACGCCGGGAAGCCCTCAAGGGCGGAAACCTCAAGCCCACCATCATGGACATGGCTGAAGACCTCCTGCTGGACATCATCGAATCCACGACGGACGAGAAATCCTACGCCGAAGATTGGAACGTGGAGGGGCTGAGGACGGAAGTGCAGCGTTTGTTCGGGCCGGGGCTGGTGCCATCGGATGCCGAGATGGCCGACATGACCCCACAAGACCTGAAAGAACTCCTCTGGCAGCGGGTCCAAGAAAAGTATGACGCCAGGGAGCGGGAATTCGGCGAAACCCTCATGCGGGATCTGGAAAACTACGTGCTTCTCCAGACCCTCGACAGCCTCTGGAAAGACCATCTGCTCAACATGGACCACCTGAAGGAAGGCATTGGACTTCGAGGTTACGCCCAGCAGGATCCACTGGTGGCCTACAAGCGAGAAGCCCATGCGCTGTTCGATGACATGATTCATCGGCTCAAAGAAGAAACCGTGCGCATCTTGTTCCACGTGCAGATTCGTCAGGAAGAAGAGGTCCAGCAGCTTCGCCAGCAACACGAGAACCAACCCATGTATTATGGCCCGGCCGACGGCCCGCGGGCACCTCAAACCGTCAAGAAGGGCAAAAAGGTGGGCCGCAATGATCCGTGTCCGTGCGGAAGCGGCAAGAAATACAAGAAATGTTGCGGAAAGTGA
- a CDS encoding IclR family transcriptional regulator: MKRSGQPNAIEKALQVLLAFQVDRPRWGVRELATHLGFSPATIQRLLKTLKAYHFIDQDPRTQQYRLGTIYYRFLEVLQSQHGVVQEAGPVMRRLSLETGETVHLNVLDGRERLCVDSVESSQSLKAGMPVGNRSPLYAGASSKCLLAFAPKAFVDAYLAEVRPIPLTPNTLVDSEKLMAEIAAIRDRGWAESLAERTLGLGSLSVPIFSHNGHVLAALSMALPELRFKDSEHKKRCLDQLLRAGKELSQRMGWRGSYPVAHESGQG, encoded by the coding sequence ATGAAACGATCGGGACAGCCAAACGCCATAGAAAAAGCGCTTCAGGTCCTGTTAGCTTTTCAAGTGGACCGGCCGCGCTGGGGTGTGCGTGAACTGGCGACCCATTTGGGATTTAGTCCCGCGACGATTCAAAGGTTATTGAAGACCTTAAAGGCCTACCACTTCATCGACCAAGATCCTCGGACCCAACAGTACAGGCTGGGAACCATTTACTATCGGTTCCTGGAGGTTTTGCAGAGCCAGCATGGCGTTGTGCAGGAAGCGGGACCCGTCATGCGCCGGCTGAGTTTGGAAACGGGCGAAACGGTGCACCTCAATGTGCTGGACGGGCGCGAGAGGCTCTGCGTGGACAGCGTGGAATCCAGCCAATCCCTCAAGGCCGGCATGCCCGTGGGCAACCGTTCCCCGCTCTATGCCGGAGCGTCTTCCAAGTGCCTTTTGGCTTTCGCTCCCAAGGCCTTCGTGGATGCGTATTTGGCCGAGGTGCGCCCCATTCCTTTGACACCCAACACTTTGGTGGACTCGGAAAAGCTCATGGCGGAGATCGCGGCCATCCGTGACCGGGGTTGGGCGGAAAGCTTGGCGGAGCGCACCTTGGGGTTGGGATCTCTGAGTGTTCCCATCTTCTCCCATAACGGCCATGTGCTGGCGGCGCTTAGCATGGCGTTGCCCGAACTGCGTTTCAAGGACTCGGAGCATAAGAAGCGGTGCCTTGATCAACTGTTGCGCGCAGGCAAGGAGCTTTCGCAGCGGATGGGCTGGCGTGGAAGTTATCCCGTGGCCCATGAGAGCGGTCAGGGGTGA
- a CDS encoding CaiB/BaiF CoA transferase family protein, which translates to MTQRAKALSGIKVLDLSRVLAGPYCSMMLGDMGADVIKVERPGVGDDTRQWGPPEAGGEAAYYLCVNRNKRSITVDLKKEEGRRIIRSLASQSDILIENYKVGTLPKMGLGYEDLQKINPRLIYCSITGFGQNGPYKDKPGYDFMIQGMGGIMSITGDPDGPPMKVGVAIVDITAGLFACSAILAALYHRTLTGRGQYIDVALLDAVVAWLANVGSNYLVSGEIPKRYGNAHPNIVPYEPFKCKDGTYIALAVGNDRQWQDFCRLAGLESLANDPRFATNPQRVIHRKELIPLVAQAMLQKTGDEWLEALDRLKIPCGPINTLDRVFADPQVLARNMVAEVPHPTAGSVKLVASPMKFSDTPCVIDRHPPLLGEHTEEVLQQVLGYSQEDICRLREQGVV; encoded by the coding sequence ATGACGCAGCGAGCCAAGGCGTTGAGTGGAATCAAGGTGTTGGATTTGTCGCGGGTTCTGGCCGGGCCGTATTGTTCTATGATGTTGGGGGACATGGGAGCGGATGTGATCAAGGTGGAGCGCCCCGGCGTGGGCGACGACACCCGCCAGTGGGGACCGCCGGAAGCCGGTGGCGAAGCCGCCTATTACCTGTGTGTCAATCGCAACAAGCGCAGCATCACGGTGGATTTGAAAAAGGAAGAAGGGCGGCGCATCATTCGTTCTTTGGCTTCCCAAAGCGACATTCTCATTGAAAACTACAAGGTGGGCACGTTGCCCAAAATGGGCCTCGGCTACGAGGACCTTCAAAAGATCAATCCGCGTTTGATTTATTGTTCCATCACGGGATTTGGCCAAAATGGTCCTTATAAGGACAAGCCCGGCTATGATTTCATGATTCAGGGCATGGGCGGCATCATGAGCATCACCGGGGATCCGGACGGTCCTCCTATGAAAGTGGGTGTGGCCATTGTAGACATCACGGCCGGACTGTTTGCCTGCAGCGCCATTCTCGCGGCCCTTTACCACAGAACCTTAACAGGCCGAGGTCAATATATCGATGTGGCCCTTTTGGATGCCGTGGTGGCCTGGCTGGCCAACGTGGGCAGCAACTATTTGGTTTCCGGAGAAATCCCAAAGCGCTACGGGAACGCTCATCCCAATATCGTGCCCTACGAGCCGTTTAAGTGCAAGGACGGAACCTACATTGCCCTTGCGGTGGGTAACGACCGGCAGTGGCAGGATTTTTGCCGTTTGGCCGGCCTGGAATCCTTGGCCAACGATCCTCGTTTTGCCACCAACCCTCAGCGGGTCATTCACCGCAAGGAGCTCATCCCTCTGGTGGCTCAAGCCATGTTGCAAAAGACCGGCGACGAGTGGTTGGAGGCTCTGGATCGGCTGAAAATTCCCTGCGGGCCCATCAACACGTTGGATCGGGTTTTTGCCGACCCTCAGGTGCTCGCTCGAAACATGGTGGCCGAAGTGCCCCACCCGACGGCCGGATCCGTGAAGCTGGTGGCGAGTCCCATGAAGTTTTCGGACACGCCGTGTGTCATCGACAGGCACCCGCCCCTGTTGGGCGAGCACACGGAAGAAGTGCTTCAGCAGGTGCTCGGGTATTCGCAGGAAGACATTTGTCGGCTGAGGGAACAGGGGGTGGTGTGA
- a CDS encoding sodium ion-translocating decarboxylase subunit beta gives MGLFAVTPGMVFMWVVAAVLVYLAIAKQFEPLLLLPIGFGILVANLPLTGLMEPGEGLLWRFYHYGLQWEVIPPVIFLGLGAMTDFGPMLARPSLIFLGAGAQVGVYLTFFVARLLGMTLPEAATTGIIGGADGPTSIYLATRLAPHMLGSCAVAAYSYMALVPIIQPPVMKLLTNPAERAMVMKKSRKVPKLERILFPIVATLVTVLVVPASAPLMVMFMLGNLFRESGVVERLAGAAQNELMNIVTIFLGLSVGATMNAATFLQPKVVYIFLLGLVAFAVSTACGVLFAKFMNLFLKDKINPLIGAAGVSAVPMSARVVHQVGSEANKKNYLLMFAMGPNIAGVIGTILAAGVFLSMLQ, from the coding sequence ATGGGCCTTTTCGCGGTCACGCCCGGTATGGTTTTCATGTGGGTGGTGGCCGCGGTGTTGGTGTACTTGGCCATTGCTAAACAGTTTGAACCCTTGTTGCTGTTGCCCATCGGGTTCGGCATTTTGGTGGCCAATCTTCCCCTGACCGGTCTGATGGAACCGGGAGAAGGCCTTCTGTGGCGCTTTTACCATTACGGCCTGCAGTGGGAAGTTATTCCTCCGGTTATCTTTCTAGGCTTGGGCGCCATGACGGATTTCGGCCCCATGCTGGCACGGCCTTCCTTAATCTTTTTGGGAGCGGGCGCTCAGGTCGGGGTTTACCTCACCTTTTTCGTCGCACGCCTTCTGGGCATGACCTTACCGGAAGCGGCCACCACGGGCATCATCGGCGGTGCCGACGGTCCCACCAGCATTTATTTAGCGACGAGGCTGGCGCCGCACATGTTGGGCAGCTGTGCCGTGGCCGCCTACTCCTACATGGCCCTTGTGCCCATCATTCAGCCGCCGGTTATGAAACTGCTGACGAATCCGGCCGAGCGGGCCATGGTCATGAAGAAATCGCGCAAGGTGCCCAAGCTGGAACGGATCCTATTTCCCATCGTTGCCACTTTGGTCACGGTCCTGGTAGTGCCCGCCTCGGCGCCGCTCATGGTCATGTTTATGCTGGGTAACCTCTTTCGTGAATCGGGTGTTGTGGAACGCTTGGCCGGCGCGGCCCAGAATGAGCTCATGAACATCGTGACCATCTTCCTGGGCCTATCGGTCGGCGCCACCATGAACGCCGCCACTTTCTTGCAACCGAAGGTCGTTTACATCTTTCTCCTCGGCCTAGTGGCCTTTGCGGTGAGCACGGCCTGTGGAGTGCTTTTTGCCAAGTTCATGAACTTGTTCCTTAAGGACAAGATTAACCCCCTGATCGGCGCGGCGGGTGTTTCCGCCGTGCCCATGTCGGCTCGCGTGGTGCACCAAGTGGGCAGTGAGGCCAACAAGAAGAATTACCTACTCATGTTTGCCATGGGGCCGAACATTGCCGGTGTCATCGGAACCATTTTGGCAGCGGGCGTGTTTCTTTCCATGCTTCAATGA
- a CDS encoding biotin/lipoyl-containing protein encodes MAEDVLAPMVGKILKIKVKAGDAVQEDDEVLVMESMKLETSVHAPCSGVVKEIKVSEGDRVEEDDVLLVIE; translated from the coding sequence ATGGCAGAAGACGTTTTGGCCCCGATGGTGGGCAAGATTTTGAAGATCAAAGTCAAGGCCGGCGACGCGGTGCAGGAAGACGACGAGGTGCTCGTGATGGAATCCATGAAGCTGGAAACCTCCGTGCACGCGCCGTGCAGCGGTGTGGTCAAGGAAATCAAGGTTTCCGAAGGCGACCGAGTGGAAGAAGACGACGTTTTGCTCGTCATTGAATAA
- the acd gene encoding glutaryl-CoA dehydrogenase Acd: MQFELTEEQRMVQEQARRFAEKDILPTVEDEERNHVFNRERLKKMGELGFFGCCIPEEYGGNGMGFMESVLMTEQIAKVSPSWRVPFNMQNIGPAITVNQFGTEEQKKKYIPEWVSGEKIGFFAITEPNAGSDVAGMRTTAKDMGDHWELNGQKMWISNAPVADVGLVYAYTDRDKKYKGMTCFIVDVANNPNIERRAIESKLGLHCSPTGELIFDGAKIPKDAVLGQVGEGFKICMWMLNNTRLSCAAGALGVSGACLELAVKYANERTQFGNPISTYQMIQAQIAEMAAEHEAAKWLVYHAAYLKDQGKPNQLQTSIAKFFASECAVRAANEAMKIFGSYGFSTEYPIERYYRDAKSYQVVEGTSNVQKMIIAGITCGHQPNR; this comes from the coding sequence ATGCAGTTTGAACTCACCGAAGAACAACGCATGGTGCAAGAGCAGGCGCGCCGTTTCGCCGAAAAAGATATTCTTCCCACCGTTGAGGACGAAGAGCGGAACCATGTGTTCAACCGAGAACGGCTGAAAAAGATGGGGGAACTGGGCTTCTTTGGCTGTTGCATTCCCGAAGAATATGGTGGCAACGGCATGGGTTTCATGGAATCGGTGTTGATGACTGAACAGATCGCCAAAGTTTCACCATCCTGGCGCGTGCCATTTAATATGCAGAACATCGGTCCGGCCATCACCGTGAACCAGTTCGGAACGGAAGAGCAGAAGAAAAAATATATTCCTGAATGGGTTTCCGGGGAAAAGATCGGCTTTTTTGCCATCACCGAACCCAACGCCGGATCGGACGTGGCGGGCATGCGCACCACGGCAAAGGACATGGGCGACCATTGGGAGCTGAACGGCCAAAAGATGTGGATCAGCAATGCGCCCGTGGCCGATGTGGGTCTAGTCTACGCCTACACGGACAGGGACAAGAAGTACAAGGGCATGACCTGTTTCATCGTGGATGTGGCCAACAACCCCAACATCGAACGCCGCGCCATCGAATCCAAGCTGGGGCTGCACTGTTCGCCCACGGGAGAGCTGATCTTTGACGGGGCCAAGATTCCCAAGGACGCCGTTTTGGGCCAGGTGGGCGAAGGGTTCAAAATTTGCATGTGGATGCTCAATAACACGCGCCTCAGCTGTGCCGCCGGGGCTTTGGGGGTTTCGGGAGCGTGCTTGGAACTGGCCGTCAAATACGCCAATGAGCGGACTCAGTTTGGCAATCCCATTTCCACCTACCAAATGATTCAGGCGCAGATCGCCGAAATGGCCGCGGAGCATGAAGCGGCCAAATGGCTTGTCTACCATGCCGCCTACCTCAAAGACCAAGGCAAGCCCAACCAGCTGCAGACGTCCATCGCCAAGTTTTTTGCATCAGAGTGTGCGGTGCGCGCGGCCAATGAGGCCATGAAGATCTTCGGTTCCTACGGGTTTTCCACGGAATACCCCATCGAGCGGTACTACAGGGATGCCAAATCCTACCAGGTTGTGGAAGGGACGAGCAATGTGCAGAAGATGATCATTGCCGGCATTACCTGCGGCCATCAGCCGAACCGATAA
- a CDS encoding acyl-CoA carboxylase subunit beta — MAPEWKDLTEKFQAERQRLRAGGGAELQAKEHAKGKLTARERIDLLFDPGTFEEVDLFAKHIGRDYGLDKRELPADGVIIGYGEVNGRGCMVYAEDFTVVAGTFGERHGRKICKIIDMARKYGYPVVGINDSGGARVTEQMGALSQYGQLFYRHVAASGVVPQIALIMGPVAGGQAYSPALMDFIFMVDKTSSMFIAGPPLVEAVVYEKTDEQSLGGPKVHGRITGVSDGTMADDRQCLEQTRRLLSYLPLNNKEAPPYEEPEDRADRETEELEQIIPTDQKKLYNMRRVIEVVFDRGSFFELKKEFAQNLIIGFARLNGHVVGVVANNPMKYNGALDYNAADKGSRFIRFCDAFNIPLISLQDVPGFLIGTRSEHNGIIRHGAKMLYAYAEATVPKITCVVRKAYAGGYLAMCSKDLGADLVFALPTAEICLMGPQGAVNILFRKEIAAAQDPEKVRAEREAEFMERYVNPTYAAGLQHVDDIIMPAELRRRLIKGLEMTLDKDEEGPDRKHGITPV, encoded by the coding sequence ATGGCACCGGAGTGGAAAGATCTGACGGAAAAGTTTCAGGCCGAGCGGCAACGGCTGCGAGCCGGCGGGGGGGCGGAACTTCAGGCCAAGGAGCATGCCAAGGGCAAGCTCACGGCCCGGGAACGCATCGATCTCTTGTTTGATCCCGGGACATTTGAAGAAGTGGACCTTTTTGCCAAGCACATTGGGCGAGATTACGGTCTGGACAAAAGGGAGCTGCCCGCCGACGGCGTCATCATCGGCTACGGGGAAGTGAACGGCCGAGGGTGCATGGTGTACGCCGAGGATTTTACCGTGGTGGCCGGAACCTTTGGTGAGCGGCATGGGCGCAAGATCTGTAAGATTATTGACATGGCTCGCAAGTACGGCTACCCCGTGGTGGGTATCAACGATTCGGGCGGCGCCCGCGTGACCGAACAGATGGGGGCGCTTTCCCAGTATGGCCAGTTGTTTTACCGCCATGTGGCCGCTTCGGGAGTCGTGCCCCAGATTGCCCTTATCATGGGCCCTGTGGCCGGCGGCCAGGCCTACTCGCCGGCGCTTATGGACTTCATTTTCATGGTGGACAAGACCAGTTCCATGTTCATTGCCGGGCCACCCTTGGTGGAAGCGGTGGTCTACGAAAAGACCGACGAACAGTCCTTGGGTGGGCCCAAGGTGCATGGGCGGATCACGGGGGTGTCGGACGGCACCATGGCCGATGATCGCCAATGCTTGGAGCAGACGCGCCGCTTGCTGTCCTACTTGCCGTTGAACAACAAGGAGGCGCCGCCCTATGAGGAACCCGAGGACCGTGCGGATCGTGAAACCGAGGAACTGGAGCAAATCATTCCCACGGACCAGAAAAAGCTCTACAACATGCGCCGGGTCATCGAAGTGGTGTTTGATCGGGGAAGTTTCTTTGAACTCAAAAAGGAATTTGCCCAAAACCTCATCATCGGTTTTGCCCGCCTCAACGGCCACGTGGTGGGCGTGGTGGCCAACAATCCCATGAAATATAACGGCGCTCTGGACTACAATGCCGCCGACAAGGGATCCCGTTTTATTCGGTTCTGCGATGCTTTCAATATTCCGCTCATCAGTTTGCAGGATGTGCCGGGCTTTCTCATCGGCACTCGCTCCGAACACAACGGGATCATTCGCCACGGGGCCAAGATGCTGTACGCTTACGCGGAAGCCACCGTGCCGAAGATCACCTGCGTTGTGCGCAAGGCCTACGCAGGAGGATACCTGGCCATGTGCAGCAAGGATCTGGGTGCGGACCTGGTTTTTGCCTTGCCCACCGCCGAAATCTGCCTTATGGGCCCTCAAGGCGCGGTGAACATTTTGTTTCGCAAGGAAATCGCCGCCGCACAGGATCCCGAAAAGGTGCGAGCCGAGCGGGAAGCGGAATTCATGGAGCGCTACGTCAATCCCACCTATGCGGCCGGGCTGCAGCACGTGGATGACATTATCATGCCGGCGGAACTGCGCCGACGCCTTATCAAGGGGTTGGAAATGACCCTGGACAAGGACGAAGAAGGGCCCGATCGCAAGCACGGGATCACGCCTGTGTGA
- a CDS encoding TAXI family TRAP transporter solute-binding subunit codes for MRKLALVGMLVLGLFIGQAQAESAKVLVATGGIGGVYYYYGTQIAEILTKNNAVPATAIQTAASVDNMLLIRDKTNPDKKTYFLATVLPDTAYFTVTGKHEKFAEKPVKASILWMMYPNFLHIVTTDQSGIKSLADLKNKRVSPGAPGSGTEFTALNLLKAAGIEPENFKKWERLGAKESAEALVNGTIDAYFWSGGLPTGSIVELANTLKRKGMNLALVPLAETDPGVAAFMKEFKGLADPTVIPKDVYGLKEDVPTLAFWNMFMAPESLPEDLAYTITKTVFENLQTLHASVKPSKDTTAENTARFVGKTAIAFHPGAVRYFKEKGLVK; via the coding sequence ATGAGGAAACTTGCGTTGGTGGGCATGCTGGTCTTGGGACTTTTTATCGGGCAGGCGCAGGCCGAGTCGGCCAAGGTTCTTGTGGCCACGGGAGGCATCGGCGGCGTCTACTATTACTATGGAACACAGATTGCCGAAATTCTGACCAAGAACAATGCCGTCCCGGCCACGGCCATTCAGACGGCGGCCTCCGTCGACAACATGCTTCTCATTCGGGACAAGACAAACCCGGACAAGAAAACTTACTTTCTGGCCACCGTGCTTCCGGACACGGCCTATTTCACCGTCACCGGAAAGCATGAGAAGTTTGCCGAAAAGCCGGTCAAGGCCAGTATTTTGTGGATGATGTACCCTAACTTCCTGCACATCGTCACCACAGACCAGTCCGGAATCAAGAGCCTGGCAGACCTTAAGAACAAGCGTGTTTCTCCGGGCGCTCCGGGCAGCGGCACCGAATTCACGGCCTTGAACCTGCTCAAGGCCGCGGGGATTGAACCGGAAAACTTCAAGAAATGGGAAAGACTTGGAGCCAAGGAATCGGCTGAGGCGCTGGTCAATGGCACCATTGACGCCTATTTCTGGTCCGGCGGGCTACCGACGGGAAGCATTGTGGAATTGGCCAACACTTTGAAGCGCAAGGGCATGAATTTGGCGCTGGTGCCCTTGGCGGAAACGGACCCCGGCGTGGCGGCCTTCATGAAAGAGTTTAAGGGGCTGGCTGACCCGACTGTGATTCCTAAGGACGTTTACGGTTTAAAGGAGGATGTGCCCACTTTGGCGTTTTGGAACATGTTCATGGCACCGGAAAGCCTTCCCGAGGATCTGGCCTACACCATCACAAAAACCGTTTTTGAGAACTTGCAAACACTTCATGCTTCGGTCAAGCCGTCCAAGGACACCACGGCAGAAAACACGGCGCGTTTTGTCGGCAAGACTGCCATTGCGTTCCATCCCGGGGCCGTGCGCTATTTTAAAGAGAAAGGCCTCGTAAAATAG